A region from the Oncorhynchus keta strain PuntledgeMale-10-30-2019 chromosome 5, Oket_V2, whole genome shotgun sequence genome encodes:
- the LOC118380749 gene encoding adhesion G protein-coupled receptor E5-like isoform X1, which produces MTGRLHLLILALHLALLMEHVSGCPKGFYTNGKICTDENECNPPSDDYNYDTETPHICGENAACFNTKGSFYCQCAPGFRSSSQRMNFTALSPEKCQDINECLENKDTCGPNAECNNTLGSYFCICYEGFVTSTGVERFIFGQGVTCEDRNECVDNITICGKHTQCVNTPGNYSCVCNPGFGLKYGKAQFTGNKESCEEITDQKATTDQTATTDSEDAQGAKDLCKINKFICGENGTCHNATNSGHRCACHAGFTNYGDPQGRCTELNCDTFASEKHLKMVIPGLQDAVALMRTSCLELSESNTAEQVDGEALLETLLSAIDRLLSGGPLKNNKEVSVLLDLVETALRIIGPLLKHPETRRFKIHTEVELLVQRNASSPQGPLTLSSTHAQLDSHWETAAGDTSYPGFATVSLLSYKGLETSTNHSFSGLQAQEGHSFQINSKVVTATMSNKDTSFLKEPVTFTFSHLKESDEGNYTCVYWDELGEGTWSDRGCFLVQSNATHTVCSCYHLSSFAVLMALYEFKDTFQLQLITWVGLSLSLLCLFICILTFSLIRSIQSTRNTIHLHLCLSLFIANLIFLVGISRTESQAGCAVVAGLLHFFFLSAFCWMCLEGVQLFRMVVLVFNTTFKPLYMMAGGYGVPAVIVAISALANAKGYGTERHCWLNLEDGFIWSFFGPVCIIIMVNVFFFLITVWKLAQKFSSLNPDLDKLRKIKAFTITAVAQLCVLGTMWIFGCFQFEESTLAMSYLFTILNSLQGVLVFLMHCLLSKQVREEYGKILDSICALQKMKYSEFSSNQSSNSKSQTSKSAQNTGESQI; this is translated from the exons CTCTTCACCTTGCCCTGCTGATGGAACATGTATCAGGCTGTCCTAAAGGATTCTATACAAATGGGAAAATTTGCACTG ATGAGAATGAGTGTAATCCTCCTAGTGATGACTATAACTATGACACTGAAACACCACATATCTGTGGTGAGAATGCAGCATGCTTCAACACCAAAGGAAGCTTCTACTGTCAATGTGCTCCTGGGTTCAGATCATCATCACAGCGGATGAACTTCACAGCTCTCTCACCTGAAAAATGTCAAG ACATCAACGAGTGTTTGGAGAATAAGGACACCTGTGGTCCCAATGCCGAGTGTAACAATACATTAGGGTCCTACTTCTGCATCTGCTATGAGGGGTTTGTCACCAGTACTGGAGTGGAAAGATTTATATTTGGCCAAGGAGTCACATGTGAAG ATAGAAACGAGTGTGTGGACAACATCACAATTTGCGGGAAGCATACACAGTGCGTCAACACACCAGGCAACTACTCCTGTGTCTGCAATCCAGGGTTTGGCCTGAAGTATGGCAAAGCTCAATTCACAGGGAATAAAGAATCATGTGAGGAAATAACAGATCAGAAAGCCACCACAGACCAGACAGCAACCACAGACAGTGAGGATGCTCAAGGTGCTAAAG ACTTGTGTAAAATAAATAAGTTTATCTGTGGAGAGAATGGAACGTGCCATAATGCCACCAACAGTGGCCATCGGTGTGCGTGCCATGCAGGATTCACCAACTACGGAGACCCGCAGGGGAGATGTACTG AGTTGAACTGTGACACGTTTGCGAGCGAGAAGCATCTTAAGATG GTCATCCCAGGTCTGCAGGATGCTGTAGCCCTGATGAGGACCAGTTGTCTGGAGTTGAGTGAGAGTAATACAGCAGAACAAGTCGATGGAGAGGCCCTGCTAGAG actCTGTTGTCTGCTATAGACAGGCTCCTGTCTGGCGGGCCTCTGAAAAATAACAAGGAAGTGAGTGTCTTGCTGGACCTGGTAGAGACTGCTCTGAGAATTATAGGACCTCTGCTGAAACACCCCGAGACCAGGAGGTTCAAAATTCATACCG AGGTGGAGCTGTTGGTGCAGAGAAATGCCTCCTCACCCCAGGGGCCCCTCACCTTGTCCTCTACACACGCTCAGCTAGACAGCCACTGGGAGACTGCTGCTGGAGACACCTCCTACCCAG GATTTGCAACAGTGTCCCTGCTCAGCTATAAGGGTCTGGAGACATCCACCAACCATTCCTTCTCAGGGCTGCAGGCACAGGAGGGCCACAGCTTTCAGATCAACTCCAAAGTGGTGACGGCCACTATGAGTAACAAGGACACATCCTTTCTCAAGGAGCCAGTCACATTCACCTTCTCCCATTTGAAGGAG TCAGATGAAGGGAACTACACCTGTGTGTACTGGGATGAGTTGGGAGAAGGGACCTGGTCTGATCGAGGCTGTTTCCTGGTGCAGTCCAATGCCACCCACACTGTGTGCTCCTGCTACCATCTCAGCAGTTTTGCTGTTCTTATGGCTCTCTATGAGTTCAAG GACACATTCCAGCTGCAGCTGATCACCTGGGTgggcctgtccctgtccctgctgtgtctcttCATCTGcatcctcaccttctccctgatcCGCTCCATCCAGAGCACCCGCAATACCATCCACCTCCACCTCTGCCTCAGCCTCTTCATCGCCAACCTGATCTTCCTCGTCGGCATCTCACGCACCGAGAGCCAG GCTGGTTGTGCGGTGGTGGCTGGGCTgcttcacttcttcttcctgtcAGCGTTCTGCTGGATGTGTCTGGAGGGAGTGCAGCTCTTCAGGATGGTGGTCCTGGTTTTCAACACCACCTTCAAGCCCCTCTACATGATGGCGGGGGGCTACGGCGTTCCTGCTGTCATCGTCGCCATCTCTGCCCTCGCCAACGCCAAAGGATACGGAACCGAGCGCCA CTGCTGGCTcaaccttgaggatggattcatCTGGAGCTTCTTTGGCCCTGTCTGTATCATCATCATG gTGAATGTGTTTTTCTTCCTCATCACAGTGTGGAAGTTGGCCCAGAAGTTCTCCAGCCTGAATCCTGACCTTGACAAACTCCGCAAAATCAA GGCATTCACCATAACTGCAGTGGCTCAGCTGTGTGTGCTGGGCACCATGTGGATCTTTGGCTGTTTCCAGTTTGAGGAAAGCACGCTGGCCATGTCGTACCTGTTCACCATCCTCAACAGTCTGCAGGGGGTCCTAGTGTTCCTCATGCACTGCCTGCTCTCTAAACAG GTGAGAGAGGAGTATGGCAAGATCCTGGACAGCATCTGTGCACTACAGAAGATGAAGTACTCAGAGTTTTCCTCCAACCAGTCAAGCAACAGCAAATCACAG
- the LOC118380749 gene encoding adhesion G protein-coupled receptor E5-like isoform X2: MTGRLHLLILALHLALLMEHVSGCPKGFYTNGKICTDENECNPPSDDYNYDTETPHICGENAACFNTKGSFYCQCAPGFRSSSQRMNFTALSPEKCQDINECLENKDTCGPNAECNNTLGSYFCICYEGFVTSTGVERFIFGQGVTCEDRNECVDNITICGKHTQCVNTPGNYSCVCNPGFGLKYGKAQFTGNKESCEEITDQKATTDQTATTDSEDAQDLCKINKFICGENGTCHNATNSGHRCACHAGFTNYGDPQGRCTELNCDTFASEKHLKMVIPGLQDAVALMRTSCLELSESNTAEQVDGEALLETLLSAIDRLLSGGPLKNNKEVSVLLDLVETALRIIGPLLKHPETRRFKIHTEVELLVQRNASSPQGPLTLSSTHAQLDSHWETAAGDTSYPGFATVSLLSYKGLETSTNHSFSGLQAQEGHSFQINSKVVTATMSNKDTSFLKEPVTFTFSHLKESDEGNYTCVYWDELGEGTWSDRGCFLVQSNATHTVCSCYHLSSFAVLMALYEFKDTFQLQLITWVGLSLSLLCLFICILTFSLIRSIQSTRNTIHLHLCLSLFIANLIFLVGISRTESQAGCAVVAGLLHFFFLSAFCWMCLEGVQLFRMVVLVFNTTFKPLYMMAGGYGVPAVIVAISALANAKGYGTERHCWLNLEDGFIWSFFGPVCIIIMVNVFFFLITVWKLAQKFSSLNPDLDKLRKIKAFTITAVAQLCVLGTMWIFGCFQFEESTLAMSYLFTILNSLQGVLVFLMHCLLSKQVREEYGKILDSICALQKMKYSEFSSNQSSNSKSQTSKSAQNTGESQI; encoded by the exons CTCTTCACCTTGCCCTGCTGATGGAACATGTATCAGGCTGTCCTAAAGGATTCTATACAAATGGGAAAATTTGCACTG ATGAGAATGAGTGTAATCCTCCTAGTGATGACTATAACTATGACACTGAAACACCACATATCTGTGGTGAGAATGCAGCATGCTTCAACACCAAAGGAAGCTTCTACTGTCAATGTGCTCCTGGGTTCAGATCATCATCACAGCGGATGAACTTCACAGCTCTCTCACCTGAAAAATGTCAAG ACATCAACGAGTGTTTGGAGAATAAGGACACCTGTGGTCCCAATGCCGAGTGTAACAATACATTAGGGTCCTACTTCTGCATCTGCTATGAGGGGTTTGTCACCAGTACTGGAGTGGAAAGATTTATATTTGGCCAAGGAGTCACATGTGAAG ATAGAAACGAGTGTGTGGACAACATCACAATTTGCGGGAAGCATACACAGTGCGTCAACACACCAGGCAACTACTCCTGTGTCTGCAATCCAGGGTTTGGCCTGAAGTATGGCAAAGCTCAATTCACAGGGAATAAAGAATCATGTGAGGAAATAACAGATCAGAAAGCCACCACAGACCAGACAGCAACCACAGACAGTGAGGATGCTCAAG ACTTGTGTAAAATAAATAAGTTTATCTGTGGAGAGAATGGAACGTGCCATAATGCCACCAACAGTGGCCATCGGTGTGCGTGCCATGCAGGATTCACCAACTACGGAGACCCGCAGGGGAGATGTACTG AGTTGAACTGTGACACGTTTGCGAGCGAGAAGCATCTTAAGATG GTCATCCCAGGTCTGCAGGATGCTGTAGCCCTGATGAGGACCAGTTGTCTGGAGTTGAGTGAGAGTAATACAGCAGAACAAGTCGATGGAGAGGCCCTGCTAGAG actCTGTTGTCTGCTATAGACAGGCTCCTGTCTGGCGGGCCTCTGAAAAATAACAAGGAAGTGAGTGTCTTGCTGGACCTGGTAGAGACTGCTCTGAGAATTATAGGACCTCTGCTGAAACACCCCGAGACCAGGAGGTTCAAAATTCATACCG AGGTGGAGCTGTTGGTGCAGAGAAATGCCTCCTCACCCCAGGGGCCCCTCACCTTGTCCTCTACACACGCTCAGCTAGACAGCCACTGGGAGACTGCTGCTGGAGACACCTCCTACCCAG GATTTGCAACAGTGTCCCTGCTCAGCTATAAGGGTCTGGAGACATCCACCAACCATTCCTTCTCAGGGCTGCAGGCACAGGAGGGCCACAGCTTTCAGATCAACTCCAAAGTGGTGACGGCCACTATGAGTAACAAGGACACATCCTTTCTCAAGGAGCCAGTCACATTCACCTTCTCCCATTTGAAGGAG TCAGATGAAGGGAACTACACCTGTGTGTACTGGGATGAGTTGGGAGAAGGGACCTGGTCTGATCGAGGCTGTTTCCTGGTGCAGTCCAATGCCACCCACACTGTGTGCTCCTGCTACCATCTCAGCAGTTTTGCTGTTCTTATGGCTCTCTATGAGTTCAAG GACACATTCCAGCTGCAGCTGATCACCTGGGTgggcctgtccctgtccctgctgtgtctcttCATCTGcatcctcaccttctccctgatcCGCTCCATCCAGAGCACCCGCAATACCATCCACCTCCACCTCTGCCTCAGCCTCTTCATCGCCAACCTGATCTTCCTCGTCGGCATCTCACGCACCGAGAGCCAG GCTGGTTGTGCGGTGGTGGCTGGGCTgcttcacttcttcttcctgtcAGCGTTCTGCTGGATGTGTCTGGAGGGAGTGCAGCTCTTCAGGATGGTGGTCCTGGTTTTCAACACCACCTTCAAGCCCCTCTACATGATGGCGGGGGGCTACGGCGTTCCTGCTGTCATCGTCGCCATCTCTGCCCTCGCCAACGCCAAAGGATACGGAACCGAGCGCCA CTGCTGGCTcaaccttgaggatggattcatCTGGAGCTTCTTTGGCCCTGTCTGTATCATCATCATG gTGAATGTGTTTTTCTTCCTCATCACAGTGTGGAAGTTGGCCCAGAAGTTCTCCAGCCTGAATCCTGACCTTGACAAACTCCGCAAAATCAA GGCATTCACCATAACTGCAGTGGCTCAGCTGTGTGTGCTGGGCACCATGTGGATCTTTGGCTGTTTCCAGTTTGAGGAAAGCACGCTGGCCATGTCGTACCTGTTCACCATCCTCAACAGTCTGCAGGGGGTCCTAGTGTTCCTCATGCACTGCCTGCTCTCTAAACAG GTGAGAGAGGAGTATGGCAAGATCCTGGACAGCATCTGTGCACTACAGAAGATGAAGTACTCAGAGTTTTCCTCCAACCAGTCAAGCAACAGCAAATCACAG